A DNA window from Argopecten irradians isolate NY chromosome 10, Ai_NY, whole genome shotgun sequence contains the following coding sequences:
- the LOC138333285 gene encoding peroxisomal membrane protein 11B-like, with protein sequence MVQKLKKLESSLSMTRKLLRMGKSLDFIMAALKSVHIKDTALRLTITMSKLNQACFLLFDHIIYAHNVGLINTDKKKWSEISARFWVVSLILNLARNAYDLMNIIQEELRQRQSREAKHGQQVNGDSNHNRTTYSQDTNIVVKIIMQNKPVVLDLVKNLADLVLPLSTLGKVNASAGTQGFLGLISSAAGIATVWDSSLKLVP encoded by the exons ATGGTGCAAAAACTCAAGAAACTCGAGTCCTCCCTCAGCATGACCAGAAAAT TGTTGCGGATGGGTAAGAGTTTGGACTTTATCATGGCTGCCCTGAAGAGCGTCCACATCAAGGACACAGCTCTTAGACTGACCATTACGATGTCCAAGCTGAATCAGGCCTGCTTCCTGCTGTTTGACCACATCATATATGCCCACAATGTTGGACTTATCAATACGGACAAAAAGAAATGGTCAGAGATATCAGCCAGATTCTGGGTGGTCAGTCTGATTCTGAATCTGGCCAGAAATGCATACGACCTAATGAACATTATACAAGAGGAGCTGAGACAAAGACAATCACGCGAGGCAAAGCACGGTCAACAAGTAAATGGAGACTCAAATCATAACAGGACAACCTATTCACAAGACACAAATATAGTGGTGAAAATTATAATGCAGAATAAACCAGTGGTACTGGATCTGGTTAAGAACTTAGCGGACCTTGTCCTACCTTTGTCTACGTTAGGAAAAGTGAACGCTTCCGCGGGCACGCAGGGATTCCTGGGACTAATATCCTCGGCAGCTGGGATAGCAACTGTCTGGGACTCATCACTCAAACTTGTTCCATAA
- the LOC138333294 gene encoding transmembrane 6 superfamily member 2-like, whose product MRMSSYMSMLQAVLESSSEVAKTYIREQEPYLVDDVAFPKAQMLLYFFYYIPYYVMVILDLLYPSGQTWVIDWSLIMAGAVGEGQFSLIGASLHPSTRAASRLPPGNHIVFWIINGTLFIVHHLYAYRCVTMTTKHVAVVVAETSNGRSALELTPDKGLLYDKISSGGVSSESRKYNLRNRRNRQFDHL is encoded by the exons ATGAGGATGAGTTCCTATATGTCGATGTTACAGGCAGTGTTAGAGAGTTCATCTGAAGTAGCCAAAACATATATACGGGAGCAGGAGCCCTACCTTGTAGATGATGTGGCATTCCCTAAAGCACAG ATGCTGCTCTACTTCTTCTACTATATTCCCTACTATGTGATGGTGATCTTAGATCTGCTGTACCCGAGTGGTCAAACCTGGGTGATAGACTGGTCACTGATAATGGCCGGAGCAGTAGGAGAG GGTCAGTTTTCCCTTATTGGGGCCTCCCTTCATCCGTCCACACGAGCCGCCTCACGACTTCCCCCTGGTAATCACATCGTGTTTTGGATCATCAACGGGACACTCTTCATCGTACATCACCTTTATGCATACAGATGtgtaaccatgacaaccaaaCATGTAGCCGTAGTTGTAGCGGAGACCAGTAATGGCAGATCAGCTTTAGAGCTTACTCCAGACAAAGGACTGCTGTATGACAAAATTTCTTCTGGAGGAGTCAGCTCCGAATCCAGGAAGTATAATTTACGAAATAGACGCAATCGGCAATTTGATCATCTATAA
- the LOC138333293 gene encoding peroxisomal membrane protein 11B-like, with amino-acid sequence MSTNPDLATQIIKFGGQANGRDKLFRLIQYGSKLVWWHLHNNARGPEMVQKLKKLESSLSMTRKLLRMGKSLDFIMAALKSVHIKDTALRLTITMSKLNQACFLLFDHIIYAHNVGLINTDKKKWSEISARFWVVSLILNLARNAYDLMNIIQEELRQRQSREAKHGQQVNGDSNHNRTTYSQDTNIVVKIIMQNKPVVLDLVKNLADLVLPLSTLGKVNASAGTQGFLGLISSAAGMATVWDSSLKLVP; translated from the exons ATGTCTACAAATCCAGATCTCGCAACACAGATCATCAAATTCGGGGGTCAAGCAAATGGCAGAGACAAGCTATTCAG ACTCATCCAGTATGGCAGTAAGTTGGTATGGTGGCACCTCCACAACAATGCCAGAGGTCCGGAGATGGTGCAAAAACTCAAGAAACTCGAGTCCTCCCTCAGCATGACCAGAAAAT tgttGCGGATGGGTAAGAGTTTGGACTTTATCATGGCTGCCCTGAAGAGCGTCCACATCAAGGACACAGCTCTTAGACTGACCATTACGATGTCCAAGCTGAATCAGGCCTGCTTCCTGCTGTTTGACCACATCATATATGCCCACAATGTTGGACTTATCAATACGGACAAAAAGAAATGGTCAGAGATATCAGCCAGATTCTGGGTGGTCAGTCTGATTCTGAATCTGGCCAGAAATGCATACGACCTAATGAACATTATACAAGAGGAGCTGAGACAAAGACAATCACGCGAGGCAAAGCACGGTCAACAAGTAAATGGAGACTCAAATCATAACAGGACAACCTATTCACAAGACACAAATATAGTGGTGAAAATTATAATGCAGAATAAACCAGTGGTACTGGATCTGGTTAAGAACTTAGCGGACCTTGTCCTACCTTTGTCTACGTTAGGAAAAGTGAACGCTTCCGCGGGCACGCAGGGATTCCTGGGACTAATATCCTCGGCAGCTGGGATGGCAACTGTCTGGGACTCATCACTCAAACTTGTTCCATAA